Proteins encoded together in one Passer domesticus isolate bPasDom1 chromosome 6, bPasDom1.hap1, whole genome shotgun sequence window:
- the ATP6V1D gene encoding V-type proton ATPase subunit D encodes MSAKDRIEIFPSRMAQTIMKARLKGAQTGRNLLKKKSDALTLRFRQILKKIIETKMLMGEVMREAAFSLAEAKFTAGDFSTTVIQNVNKAQVKIRAKKDNVAGVTLPVFEHYQEGGDSYELTGLARGGEQLAKLKRNYAKAVELLVELASLQTSFITLDEAIKITNRRVNAIEHVIIPRIERTLSYIITELDEREREEFYRLKKIQEKKKVLKEKSDQERELRRAAGEESEPANLLAEEKDEDLLFE; translated from the exons ATGTCCGCCAAGGACCGCATCGAGATCTTCCCCTCGCGGAT GGCTCAGACCATCATGAAGGCTCGTTTGAAAGGAGCCCAAACAGGTCGTAACCTCTTGAAGAAAAAATCTGATGCTTTGACGCTTCGATTCAGGCAGATCCTTAAGAAAATTATTGAG actAAGATGCTGATGGGTGAGGTGATGAGAGAAGCTGCCTTTTCACTTGCTGAGGCGAAGTTCACAGCAGGAGATTTCAG TACCACTGTGATCCAAAATGTGAACAAAGCGCAAGTCAAGATCAGAGCTAAAAAAGACAATGTAGCAG GTGTAACCTTGCCAGTTTTTGAGCATTACCAGGAAGGAGGGGACA gCTATGAGCTGACTGGCTTGGCCAGAGGTGGAGAACAGCTGGCTAAGCTGAAGAGGAACTATGCCAAAGCTGTGGAGCTGCTTGTGGAACTGGCCTCGTTACAG ACATCCTTTATTACTTTGGATGAAGCCattaaaataacaaacagacGTGTGAATGCAATTGAACATG tgattATTCCCAGGATCGAGCGTACTCTGTCTTATATCATCACAGAACTGGATGAACGAGAACGAGAGGAATTCTACAG GCTTAAAAAGatccaggaaaagaaaaaagtcttgAAAGAAAAGTCTGATCAAGAACGGGAGCTGCGGAGGGCAGCTGGTGAGGAAAGTGAGCCAGCCAATCTCTTGGCagaagagaaggatgaagacCTTCTCTTTGAGTaa